TAAAATTGCTTCCTATAAACCTTATGTGCATCCTACCTGAGCAGACATCTAAATATGTCCATTTTCCTTTCCTATTTTTCTTGGAACTGTATCATAGTAGTAACATTGGTTACTTTTTTGAGTGTTTCTCTCATGGATCCCAACATTACTTTTGTAAATTTAGGTGACTCTGTTTTTCATTATTTTAAAAACTGGAGTGTTTCCTCCATCGGAGCACATATATAATTCTAAAATATCGGCAGATTACTACCTTATGGTTAAGCTGGTCAAGTCATGAAACAGAATTAAGATAATCAAGTAAAATGCTTACATCAAGTGGCTACTTTACAGATACTCGTAAGTCATAACAATATACAAATGAAAAGGAGTGTAGTCATTACCTGCCACACCAATGACGTGTATTTAGCTTTAATTagctttcttttcttcccaaccaAATTTTGCTGTATACCCAACAAAACACAATTAATGGTTCCATACTCCTACTTGTGCCAATGTTTTCTTAGCTGgttcttatttcttttcttttggcaGGAAAGCTGGCTTCTATTATTATGTAAAACCATTAGTTATTCCAATCACCAATATATTCACAATAACTTGCTTTAAAAAAGTTTCTTGTTCCCCCAGAGGGAATTAATAGATAGATTTTTGGGTCAATAATCACCTGAATGAGTTAAATGTTCTCAGCCACAAATTGACAGCTTGTGTACAGCTCATAATTACTTATCCTTCTTTCATAGTTGATCTGGTACCTATTGTTTCAGGATTGGCCTACAGGGTCCATAAGGGAAACCTTATTTTGTTTAGCCTGCttaaagttagtttttttttggtatttatAGTCTTGTACCCAGAGTCCTACCTTCTTCTGTCACATGGTTATTGTGCTATGAAATATTTCTTCGGAATTTGCTTACTGGGAGATTTTCCTAAGTTCCTGGCAGTGCCTTAACAATTGTAGTGTTTTGTAAAATGTAGTCGTACGTACCATGCTGTTACAAATCTAGCACAGAGAAATTATCAGCAGTGTTCAGTATTTTTGTTTCATCAAGCATTGCTATGATCCCATCACAAACTAAGTTTAGATGCTAAATCTTGAAATGAAGAGACACACGTGTAGAGCTCTTTTGCTCCAAATTGCACATTAGTAATGCATGCATCAGCATAACCTTTGGAGCTTATATAAGGGTCCCACCCTGTGGGAAACCAAGTGAAGTGGTCGGTGAGTTGGGTATTTAGAGTGGACCCGTAAATCATTTGTTGTTTTTGGAACTTTATGATTACATGTCAATCTTTTAGTGCCTTATGCAGTTAGTTTATAATGCATGATAACTTCATCATGGGCATCTTTATTTTTGTCACAAGGAAAAGCATTTTGAGCCCTTCAGAACTTCACCTGTTCATGTGCTTGTCTTTATAGTTGTTAGCTGGCAAAGAGTGCACGTCCATGACACAATAGAATGCTTTAGAAGTTGAACTATTATGTAAACCACCTCATGACAATATGACATTGACTACATTAGAAAAATAATGCTAACACTATTTAACTACTTGAGTATGAAAAGTGAAAACCACTTGATTATGAGACGAAGTCCTTTCCTGCACTAGTGATCAAACTGAATTActagagttttttttagataatgggataATCGGGCCTTGAATGACTGGAGTTGAATGTGTGCTACCATAACTTATGTGTGATGGTTCTGGTATACAAGCTGACATAATATGactttcacttttttttttgtgtgtctcGTATTCAAAACTTATAAAGGAAACAATTGATTTGCATGTATTAAGCATGAAACTCTGCTGCGTTTGGTCCCCCGGATTACCCTGTTAGATTGTTTTGATTCTCAACCTAAAAATGGTCACTGCGTCATAAAGATCAAGTCACCGTACTGCATTTCTTCCCTAGACATTTACATGCAGGATTTTCAAGACTTATAATATCTTTGCAACATGataattcttaaaaaataataggatTCATCGCTGTATGTAGCGCTCGAATTCATATAAGTGGTAACGACAGGAGTAAAACCGCAAaatattttggtaaaaaaaatggtaatatTAAAATGAAGCAACTGACAGCATCATAGAATAACAAGTTAACACTTAACACTATGATCGTAATTAAgcattgttttccttttctttctgtttttgaGAAAGCATTGTTGCCTGAATTGAAAGGTGAATCTCAGGTGCTGCTGAAGTGCTGATTGTGGAGGATTTTGTTTGGTGGTCAAATTTGTCTTCATTAGAAGATGCACGGCGACAAACAATGATATAAAGAATTTAAGCTAGAGTTAACTGCACGCATACACCAAATTAATTGGTTACAGTATAGCGGATGATTTGTACCCACTTGGAGACTGGTCAAGAGTCAAGATGATGGACAGATCACAACCACAGTGCACGTGTGTGCATGATTGCTAGAATCACTAGTTAAGGTTCAGGAGGTCTTCCCCTTTGTCTTGCTCATGAACACTCACTTGATTAAGCAACTCTAGATTAGTATACTTCCTTATCTGAAAATTAACCACCTAATTTTCCTCTTAGGTGTTAAGTATGTGCTCACATGAGTACTCTTCCGTCTCTGTTAAGCCTAATGGGATGGTATATCATGCTGATCACCTATTTGCCTAAAATAATCCCTCAGCCTTTGCATGCAGGGCTCCACTCATGAGGCACATCTTGCAGAAAACAAGTGTCGGTGTCGTAATGATCCTTGCTGAAATCCAGGAAGCAGTTCTTCATCAACTTCTTCCCCTTACCGGGTTCAAATTATGTACAGATAAGGTGCTTCCGATCGTTGGATGGCACATTTAACTGTCCAGATTGATCGATGAAATCTGCATTCAGGGACACCGACCGGAGTTACAGATTCGCACTGGCAGAAAAAATGGGCTTGCTGAAGGGAACACCTAAGGGCCCCATGGCTGCCCTTGCCGGAGAAAATGCAAGCCACAGCAAGGTCAGGTCGTTTTCGTCCTCTAGCCGGTGTGTTGTTAATTTTGACACGGTTGTTTGATGCCATCAGGGTTAATAGCTGCAGTGAGCTAGTGCTTAAATTTTTTCATTCGTAGGATAGAGACATGCAGGCCTGGCTTATATGGAGGAAGTTTTCTTGAGTGTTCTAGCCTCACGAGGCCATGACCAAAGAaactgattttattttttctaaggCAGGTCTGAATCCATGTTGGTGATGGAGATGGAAATGGAGCGAGTTGCTAGAGTGCCCCACCGGCGCACATGCGGCATGCAAATAAGCGAAGAAAGCTGCTTGCTTCCCCTGTATTAATCCATGGCGCCGGAAGAGTTGGTAGGTATCTTTGACTGGCCGGCCGTGTGATGTAAGAGGAGATGCATTTGGTCTGTCATCTTGTGAGCTTTTGCTTAGCGGCTCAAGAaacgcgcatgcatgcatgatcatgGCTGGTCTGGACAAGAGCAACCAGATGCCTACAAGCTACACATACATTCTGTCGTAAGCACCAGTTCACctcctttcttttattttcctgtGTGAAACAGCTTCAGCTCTGACCTTCCTAGCCTCTTACTATCATTGTCCTGTCGCCATCTTGTGTCATTATCTTTTAATTTGGACAGAACTGAAAGGACGGTGCAAATATCATTTTGACCAGTCTGATGGAGGCAACATCTATCCATCTTTCGGAGTCTGAAGGAACGTGCGTGGAGTCCCTATGGTAAATCAAACAAATTGCTGGGTCGTCATCTCTTTCAGGTAATTGCGAATCAAGCTCCTCCTTTACACCGTTGAACTGGCACAATGTTGGATAACTATGCGTGTCTGCACTTACATTTTCTGAAGGAGATGTACACAATTACACATGCCGTCTTTATTTTCAGAGGGTCTATTATAGGACCGTGTATTGTAAACACGTATATGCAGTAGGACCTATGCAGTATTGCAATACACGTGCCAATGCTAAGGCCTATTTACTTGATGGATTGAATATCTGTCAGGCCAGCCCACAGAAACTCATGAAAGCACACCAAAAAGGTCCAAGTAACCCATGGTCGATCAGTAACTACCAAATACAGCCCAGTAGGTAAGGAAAAAAGTTCACATTTGGTCCCTCCAACAGGGGTTGAGTTTCAATCGCATCCCTCGACCCCAAAAGTAGATATTGAGCACCCTTAActttaaaaccagtgcaaattaaATCCCTAAGCGGTTTTAGCTAACGTGGTGCCCCACGTGGCGTGTTGACCCGGTCGTCGTCCTACATGGTGcttaacaattaaaaaaaatagtaggacCTACATGTCGTCATTGGcatccctttcttcctccttgacacctctctctcccatctTCTCTCTCCGCTAGTGAGAAGAACAAGTTGACGATGGTAGTCAGCCAAGGAGCGAGTTCCCCAGCCATTAGCCTCTGCTCTCCTTTGCCATCGAACATCTTCTTCTGTTGCTTCGTCGccactgcctcctctcctctctctttctccccccATTCTACAGCAGCATCGAGGAGGCCTAGGTGAGAAGCTCCTCACCGCATCACCAGTCGTTGCTTCTACCTTCCCATTGACGAGCTagcgagctcgagctcaccgGCCACCACTGCTGATGCGTGTCCATGTTGGGAGAAAcatgaaaaggagagagagtgagagaaggaagaagggatatGTTTTAGCGATATGTAAGGCccacctatatttttttttgattaaAGTGCTacgtaggcgtcacgtcagcTAATACTAGACAtaatactactctctccgttttatattataagactttctagcattgcccatattcatatagatgtctagattcattaacatctatatgaatatgggcaatgctagaaagtcttataatataaaacggaggaagtaccttgGGAGTTAGGACCTTGTTTAGACTGGTATTGCAATATGAGGAATACGCTGAATTCGGTTTTACGGTTGAAGGATACGTTTGAAACTCAGCCTTAAAGGAAAATGAGACGTAAAgtaaggccctatttagttccctaaaaactttttgcaaaaacatcacatcgaatctttggacatatgtatggaacattaaatatagataaaaagaaaaactaattgcacagtttgcatgtaagtcacgagacaaatcttttgagcctaattagtccatgattagccataagtgctacaataacccacatgCGCTAATGAtggtttaattaggctcaaaagattcgtctcgcggtttccagacgagttatgaaattagttttttcattcgtgtccgaaaacccctttcgacatccggtcaaacgtccgatgtgacatccaaagATTTTTATATTTCACCAATTAAACAAACCCTAAACTTATTCCTGTAGGTAACATAAAAAGGCCACATAAAATGGATGAATTCGATATAATGATTAGTAGGCAATATGAATAAAGTAATACATAGAAAACATGAAATACTTGGTTGGTGTCAAATCAtcagataataataaaaaatgaaaatctgGTTGAACCGTCATGTGTTGTTCTTGTTAAATACCGTTGGAGGCATCACGCAAGGAAGTAATGATGGATGTCTCATTAGGCAGGCCGGGCCCATCTGATTAGGTGTTGTAGATGATGGtgtttgagtttttcttttctttttagtttgGCAGGATTACCTTAAGTCCTTATTTTCAGACGCCTGCTACATGGCTGATGCACATTGCATAAACGAAAGGAAAAAAGTATTAAAGGTGGTTGATTCCACTTACTATGTTTATTAAGAAATTACAGTAACCGGCAGTGTTGTACAgtcggaaaaaaaagagagcaaagAGAAACGAGAATGTAATGAGGAAAATTAACAATGATATGGATGAgttaataaatataatatgGGATTGTACAAGTAGATTAGTGTTGAGAATCAGATAGGGAGGATTGGAGTTGGGACtggggaggtggtggtgtggctgaaggagaagaaggatcTGCGCAGCGTCCTACTAGGCCTCTCTGACTCTAAGACGGCGGGCTTTGGTTccctgcggctgcggctgcgggtgTCGGAGTCGGAGAGTTGGTGCGGGTGCAAAATGATGGCGAGGTAGAGGTGGCAGGAGTCGAGGGAGAACGACCTCCTCATCGGCTGGTGCACGCCGGAGAGCAACTGGTCGTCGTCGTGCCGCGTGCTggtggtagcagcagcagcagcagcaatgtgGTTGGTGTCGACGGTGACATGGGCCCTGCAGAGCGGGCAGGTGAGGGCGGTGGCGAGCCAGGCGTCGATGCAGTCGATGTGGAAGGAGTGGAGGCAGGGGGGCAGCCGCCTGAGCCTCTCCCCCTCGCGGAACTCGCCCAGGCACACGCCgcactgctgctgcttgttgtgctgctgctgctggtggtagCGGAGCGTTGGTATGCGGCGGATGGCCGCCTCCTCCAGGCCGAGGCCGCGGCGGGGTTGATCGGCGgcagtactagtagtagctaagaagaaagaaggaagaggCGGCGTGGGTCGTGCAGTTTGGTGGGAACGGCGGCGCCATGAGCAGGCGAGGAAGAGGTAGTAGGCAAGGAGGAGGATGGAGGTGAAAAGGATGCCGACGACGGAGACGGAGAGGACCAACAAGCTCCCGCTGCCGCTGCCCGAAAGAGCTGAACCCATCGCCACACCACTGAGTAGGAGTAGCTCTTCTTACTACTAATATGCGAGTTGAATTGCAATGCATGCTGATGCTGTTTCGCGGGGTCAGAGAGAAATCTATGAAGGAATATTATTAATTTGGCAATATtggatcacaattcacaaggGAAGACCGACAGTCAGAGCGTCCACGCCTGCAGCCTGCCTTTCTTCTTACTAGTtgctggagggagtacttcacgTGCCGAGTGAGCAAGTCCAtctctcctcctgctgctgctttcttctttcttttcttttctagtgcTAGTACAGTAGCTAGGAGATGAGAGAGCACGTCCGCGTCCGTCCATATTACAAGTCCACGCGCTGGTCAACGccaagtactacctccgtcccacctaaaataagtgcagccgtgaatGTTTGACCgcccgtcttatttaaaaaaattatgaaaaatttgaaaatatttagtcataTTCAC
The Oryza glaberrima chromosome 8, OglaRS2, whole genome shotgun sequence DNA segment above includes these coding regions:
- the LOC127782743 gene encoding RING-H2 finger protein ATL1-like; protein product: MGSALSGSGSGSLLVLSVSVVGILFTSILLLAYYLFLACSWRRRSHQTARPTPPLPSFFLATTSTAADQPRRGLGLEEAAIRRIPTLRYHQQQQHNKQQQCGVCLGEFREGERLRRLPPCLHSFHIDCIDAWLATALTCPLCRAHVTVDTNHIAAAAAATTSTRHDDDQLLSGVHQPMRRSFSLDSCHLYLAIILHPHQLSDSDTRSRSRREPKPAVLESERPSRTLRRSFFSFSHTTTSPVPTPILPI